CTACTGGCCGAACCTACTTTCCAAGCTTGGTATTTGGGTGAGAGGATCTACGGCTGGGAGCGAGGTCCCAGTAGGCGCTAAGTCCCATTATCTCCTCCTCTTTCCATGTTCTGGACAGTGAATCTTGCTAGGGATGAGCTAGTGGACTGTTTCACAGGGTATGACAAGCCCGAGGACCTCATCATCCGATCCTAGCTGATGAACTATACCTCGTTCATCCCTCAGTTGTTGGGAGTTGTGCCTCTTGACAATGATGCCATTGCTCAggtattttctcaaattcacttAGAGTTCTCTTTCTTGTCGTGTACGgctcttttattcatttatttacaaCTTGTCCACCAGGCTCCTATTGCCCGTGAGCCGACTGAGGGACGGTCCTCTGACGCTCTAGGCCTTCCCATGTCGCAGGCTCTTTTGCTGGTGTGGCTTCTGAGGCACCTCTTATGGCCTTGTCTGATGTGGTTTAAAGGATTGTTTCATTGCCTCTTGATCCGATGGTCTCTTATTGAGCCTGCTCGGTGTGATGGAGCACCGACTCGCCATGGACCAGTATTTTCCTCTAGAGTCCATTCTGAGTACTTGCACCCATATAAGCTATTCTTCTCTTCTGTGTTTTTGCCTTTTGGTTTTCCTGAAAAGGTTAGTgacatatacataaatataggTCTAGAGGGATTAGTTCGAGCACATACATCGACTGGTCGGTGTTGGAAGGAGACAATTCTTTATCCTTGGTGAGAACTGGTAGGTAAGAAAATGATATGCAATATGCATGTATGCAATAtgcatgtatgcatgtatgcaATGCACTAACTAATctccttttgggttttcaacAGAAGGACCACGAGGGATTGTATAGGGCAACTAGACGACCGGCAGCTTTAGATTGAAGCTCAGTAACGTCAGACTAATACATTGACCCTTCTATCAGCCTTATAAACCCAAGGAAAGGATACTTAATCAAATGATAAGATGGGTGGTTCGGGAGAGAACTCCGGCTTCTGATccttcttttgtatttttcttctgATTGCTTGTAAAATTTAAGATCTTTTGTATACTTTTAAACATTTGAAGATATAAAATGTGGTTTTGACTTTTGAATTGTCTCCATTttgcttatttcttttttattcttgcaTTTGTACAAGCTTGTGTCCATCGAAAATCAAGTAAGTACCCGAAAGACTACCAAAATAGGTTAAAAATCACATCGGGAGGCCTTATAGCCGATCGACTGTATACTCAACTAAATCGGCTTTATATATAGCTGATCAGCCATACATAGTGCCAATCAGCTCTACGGTTGCAGAATCTGATTCGGACACTaatttaaggcctatataaacCATGAATCCTCTTTATTACTTCATACATGAGTTCATACTtcaaaagttgaaaaatatgcCTCAAAAAAGCATCAAAAGCCTACAAACTCTTCTTAAAATCCTAACTGGTGATGATTGGATCACACTTGGGAAATTCCACCTCTCATCTTTTAAGGCCATGCAACACATCAAGTTTGATTATGGGTTCCTCCATTCTACTATCAGCTTCTAGTGCCCGAGGGACCATGTATTTAGATTCAATGGTCAAGAGTTGTGCCCCATGCTTGAAGAGTTTTATGCTATTCTTAGCGTTTCCATGGATTCTACATATCCCATTGCCCTACCAAAACTCAATGAGCCGTTTCCTGGAAAACTAGTGGATTTATTCGACAAGCCCCAGGTTGAGGTACTTTCTCATTCTGTTGGTGAGTAAATTACTGTGAGCAGCGGTTTCGGACGTGCACCCAAATGTCTTTAGCGATTATGGTactataaggcttttcaacttaatcgggaacacgctaactagtcattgaGACTAACGTGGAGATGGGAGTTGCAACCCAGGTAATCACCGAGATACTTTTACTGATGAGTGGCatttctcagattccataaggaagcttacgccacaGAGTCCAAAGATGGATCTGGAAGCCAAcatccttatttatgtatattagtctttaattttattatttaacaaattattacttataaatgcaagcaatttatacacaagcataccaaataacacaCATAATATACCTGAGTCTAGTCCATTCTATTCAAGCCCAGCCCGGATTAAAATGGTTAGCCTAGTTTAATTTATGCATGTagcccacctagtctagcccatttaTATGTTATGCTCTTGATTTTGAGCCTTtaaacctaatggactacttattatgagaaaGCTCATTCATTCTgatcctaattctaattaagtCCAAGCTCTAACTAAACATGCCAAAGCCCGCTAAGTCTCCGtggattttagggttttatgcCTAGTTAAAGTTGATTAGCCTATTGGACTACCAAATTCATGTTGGATAAGTTTTTAACTCTAAGTCTATATGGCCCAttctaattaatcaatcatgtaatcaaatatttaattaacatacaataaacaaaataaaacagaaactaaaacctaattattacaacccacctacaacttctttattttctctacttgtatatttgttgtttttttgcttaattgttttgaattttattttattattttattttatttcattttattttgtcttatttattttattttattcgttttagtttattagtttgtgttattttgtgttattttattttttattttattttttattttgttggattattttgttttattactTTGTcgtatttattcattttattttattattctgctttattaatttattttattttttattattttatcttttttatttatttctatttgttttagtttattattttgtcttatttattcaattttaggATAGGGGTGAGTATTCCCGCTTTTCTCACTTATTCTATAATTCTACCTATTCAGTCGCTATATCGTCAAAATTTTggctaaaaaaatttatgtgctGCTTGAATTATTTACCTGCTATGCATGCTTTGTTTTTCAGTACTTCTGTAAATGACTGATATCTTTTCAGGTACAATGTCAGAATGCACCAGACAGCAGCCTCCACGGTAGGCACACTACAAGAGACGTTGCACAGATGTAGATGCTTCTTCTTCACAGCAACAAGCTCCAGCACCACCGGCACCAGCATAGCCGCCCCAACCAACCATACCTCAGAGACCCTTGGCACTACCAGCCCCTGCGCGACATCGACTGCTCACATTTCAGTCCCCAGACTATAAGCAGCGCTTCCAAGCCCTTCGATGGTAGCAAGTTGGGACTGGACGGTGTGTCAACTTCACCTCACTAGAGAGGATCGGGCTAGCCCCGGAGGTCAGAGAGCTCTTTTAGACCCTACCATATGCTCGATTCTTCGACATCATCGAGCCTACCTACTACGAGCTCACTATAAAGTCCTGCAGTACCTTCTTTATCCAGTAGTAGATCATTGATTGGCTTCAGCTAGATGCCATTACTTTCAGGCTTGGGGGAGACAGTTCTTGATGACAGTACCTCAATTTGAGATGCACCTAGAGCTATGAACTCAGTAGGAGATCTCTAGAGAGGCATACTAGGGGTGCTTAATATACTCACCCCATCCCTTATGAGAGGATGTGGGACGAGATTGTGACCAGACCAGAGCATTACTACCTGAGCTGCTCGAAGGCATCGAATCTTTCAGACCGGCTCCAATATCTGCATACACTTATGGTCTTCACTATTATAGGTAGAGGGGAAAGTTTTGGGGTAGTGACGCACACTGATGTCATCATCCTGTGGGCACTACACCAGCGGAGGAAGCTGGCTATGGGCTACCTCCTAGCAAATCAGATCAGGACCTTCGTGAGGGAGTCCAAAAAGATTCATCTTTGTTTTGGCCCTTACATCACATGTTTGGCTAGGAGGTTGGACATTCTAGATGATTGGTTGGGTGACCTGACTCAGATAAGGGATATGTTACCGGTAGGAGTCCGCCAAATGGTTAACATGCAGATGGTGACAACTACTTAGGGTCCTCTCGGTGTTGAGTACAGATTAGTCAGCCATATCATGCGGGAGGTTAGGGAGGCCCGAGCTAGAGAATCACAGGACCCTACTAAGGACGTATCAGAGATATGACCTCGAGATATACCTGACTCGGCATGTGCTTTCACCCTCTCTCCTGGTGCTTCATCTTCACAGCACCTCTAGTGCTCAGATAGGTGCTCTTGCAGATCGCCTAGATAGGCCTTCAAATCTTCAGCAGGAGCACTTCACTAAGTTCATACAGTTTTAGGAGGAGACCAAAGTGCAGCTCTAGGGTTTTAACTACCTACTGCAGCAGCTCTTAGAGGGCCTCGAGAGGCAGGTTACACAGTCAGACCAAATGGCATCTCAACTCCAACGAATAGCTGATTCTGGCAGGGACGATGGAGTGCAGTGATTCTTTAATGACCTGGGTGATATTGAGCTGGACCTTAGCGATTGCTTCCCAGATGCGACCCAACCTCCACTAGTTCTAGTTACCACTCAGGACCCTCAACCGTCTACAAGCACAACTCTTGTCGAGGATGCATCAGTGCCCCTACCAGCCTCACCTTCCACTCAGGACCCCCTACCACCTATTAGTAGGGCCCTCACTGAGGACGCGACGATTTTCACTCTACCAGCCGCGGTAGATGATCAAGGCAGTcttcatttcattttctacttttctttactttattttaccAACATGTTATGTACttagattttattgattttgctATCCTTATTTGTACTTCCCATATGGGGTACCCATTTCATTTTACATtcaggacagtgtgttcttcgagtgtggggtgggtaaaCCGTatgttcttttctctttattgtGACTTTCTCTTAGCtctatctgaaattgctatccCTGATAATGTATATTGtgaggatgttaggacactatAACTTTATGCAATTAAGTATGCTATTTTCGAGCATTATTCTACAATTTTAGGATTCTAGTGAATATGGTTTGGAAGTTTtgggcatttaatcctttaagcatatatttttgtttattgcacgaatttccagcattttcacatCTCTTTCCTAGTTATctatacctttaccttagcctcATTACAACcctggtaaagaccctttgattttggcaTTCATTTGTTCGTAGTAGCGAAGATAGGATTTATgggcaagcttatggtaagcgggttttgtgcattttctttgagggatttATTTCTCACCTATTAcacactttgagtgacttgagtgatccctaaGATAAATTGGTCTTTCATGTTTATTTTTGAGTTGttgtttaagttattcatgcatcGATATTATCTCCATTCTCTGTTAATAATTTGTAACTTGACTTACGATTGAGTTtcttttgagatgtgttgaatgcTATTTCTGGTGGCCTAGGGGCATGAACTTTGAGGACTTGTTGACTGCATTTTTATCAGTTGagttgttaattatttaaggaCAAGCAAGAGCTTAAGTGTagggtgatttgatgtgcatagttttacatatgtttgcttgcatattattgtgtattttcttagcaattattgtcttttttattccaagatcacctgtgttttaTCTCCTTTTGTATTCCAGGAGATgttataggtccatcatcagtgtTTGAGCAAATCTAGATTAATTCTGGGTGAAAAGGGACGTAATCAGAGGCGTTTTATTTTGGGTTGAATTTTTGGAAAGTCAACACGGCCCGTGCTGAAATTCCAGGCAGTGTAGTTTAACTACTTTGAAGAAGGATGTTTTCCAAGGGTACCACACCCTAAAGCACGACCCGTGTTGGTTAACACGGGCCAGAACACGGCCTGTGTTGGCTAACACGGGCAAGAACACGGCTATGGTCGATTTAGCTTATTCTTCCAACTGAAGTCCAACACGGGCCGGACACGGCCTGTGTTAAGGGACACGGACTAGAACACACCCGTATTTGCGGCTTGAATTGAAGAAACGAGCCAGAAAGAGAAACGGGGAGTTCCAAATCAGCGATTTTGACTTTTAATCTTCTGTCACAATCTTCCTAGACGTGTTGTTTGGCATTTAAGGGGCCTTCTAAGAAACGGATTCCACCTTAGAACGTCAGATTCGTGATCTggattttggattgaagatttatgaggagttttggagcaaaTCAAGGAGCTATTTTAGAGATCAACTATAGCATAGATCCAGGCTtcgagctgttcatccaattcaaGGAAAAGGGTGTATTTATCATGAACATGTTAGATTGGTTGAACCCGTTGGGAttccttactatgttggcttagtactgAATTGTTAGGATTGTTTGAATTCCTTTCTACattctttttacaaattaataattaaatccagTTTTCTTTACAATGAATGTGTTGATTACTGTttatagaattcttttagcaatagagaaattctaattgagtttggaaattTCATTGCAATATCAAGTTAAGTTCCACTTAGagtaaggttaattaatttgtcggattaagaattaacaaagcttaatataggaggattaaagcttaaggataacttaataatcaatcattaggaagacattccaactttaggttcttaggtttaggaattcggttgtctcgagagggaaactgaattcagttaTGAAtccatccacgggtagcataatcggACTTAACAATCTGTTAtcctttgtttgattgccaactagtctaggtcccctttgggtttgctatcttgtcttgattgctTTATTTACTCATTCATTTTCGCATTCTATCTAGAACTTAGcttttagtcattagtaaatcTAAAAACCAtcagtaattaattttaggctagataataaaaaatgaagtagtaactctaggatttcactttcccgagggatacaatattttaatacttgccGTTGTGCTAGgctacatcgataggttcactgccttagttgCAGTTGCATACGTAACACATCAATTACCactaataagaatgtctagttcttattcaaataagttattacacttatctctaagatacaaatcacttaattatacaagcagttgtccaaactcaattgaatttctcaattacaaagcagttctcaaattgattcaacaatgaagaagaaataaaagattgtACTATACCTGAATGAAatctacaatcttaaatcaacaatcCAATCACTTAAGCACAAAACAAGCCTAGCATGGCTAAAGATCACCCCCAAATGGGTGTAATAAcattagttacacatgttcatgattaaactaatacaagaattgaatacaaagtaaacaagaatcgaaaagaacatgaacacccttttctcaaatggtggaaATGCTACCCCCTCTTAAATAACTTTGAATCCAATCTCTACAGCTCAAGATCTCATTgttctttcctttgaatcttcaatccaatccTTGAAAGTAGCTATCTGATCTAGTTTGCATGTGCTTTGGCTAATAACTGGTCTAGTTTGCAAGTGCTTTGGCTCGTACTTGTTGATATTCTTTGGGATGGTTACTATCTGAAGCTTCTCGTGCAGCCAAATatgcaaaaagagaaaataggaaaataagaggaaataagaaagaagaaaaaataagctaagttgaaaacccaaaaagggcagcttaggcaaaagtaaAGTCTGTTAAGTCGAAAATCCAAAAcggcggcttaggcaaaaattaagaaaaaaagtctACTAAGCTAAAAACCTGAAAaggcggcttaggcaaaaactaaggcaaaagtaaaaatagtaaaagaaaagagattcaGGCATACCTAAAAACCCATTGATGGGTTTGTATATGCCTAACCCCCCAATGATGGTTTCAGCCAAAATGACTGGAATTGGATATGCTCCATGCTCCACTTGGTCAATAATGTCAACAATTCTGATATCTCCCTTTCCTTGAGGAGAAATCAACAGAAATTGGGTTTTGAGGAGAAGGTGTgccttcttccttcttcttacAGCAAGAAATCAGCGAAGTAAGGGTAATGTACTCTCCAACATAGTAGTAAAGTAGCTCAGCTGGGGGCATGATGAACAATTACACTAGTTTGCTAGGAAAAGGCTCATTGAGTTTTGGTAGGCTAATGGGATGAGTAGAATCCATGGGAAATCCAAGAGTAGCAGAGAATTCTTTAATCATGGGACACAACTCTTACCTATTGAATCTAAGGACATGATCCCTTGGGCACCAAAAGTTGACAGCATAATGGAGAAACCTATAATCAAGTTTAGTATGTTGCATGGCTTTGAAAGATGAAAGATGCAATTTTCCAAGTATAATCCAATCATCACTTGTTACGATTTTAAGGAGAGTTTGCAGGCTTTTGGCACTCTTTTGAGACATAACTTTGGCTTTTTGAGGTGCAAAATCACATGTGAGGAAGTGAGGAGGCTCATGGGTATCTATATAGGCCTCCTAATGCCTTGGCCGATTTTGGCAATTTTTCGGGCATTTTTCGATTTTTGTTGCATATGAGCTTATACAAATGCAATATTAAGCGAAATGGAAGTAATTTGAAGGCCAAAATCAGATTTTTTATCCTcgaaaaatcaaaagttctACAAAGATACAAGAGTCAAAAAGTATAAGCAATAACGGAAAGGAAAGTACAAGTAATAAAGAAGATCAAAAGCCGAGGTTCTCTCCTGAGTTCCCCATCCCAACGTCCGAGTTGGTGTGCATACTCTGGGTCCCCAAGGTCGATAGCTGAAGTGCATAGTATCGATCTGACATTACTGAGCATCAATTTGACGTTGTCGACCGTACATTTGCCCTTGCATGCCCTCGTGGTCCCTTTgatgaaaacccaaaaggagATTAGTTAGTGCAATTCGTACATGCATACATTTTACATCgcataaatcattttcttactCGCTAGTCCTTaccaaggaaaaagaattgcCTCCTTGTGGCACCCACCAATCGATGGACGTACTCGAACTAGTCTCTTTGAAACTGTATAATTGTTTGCATAATATGTCACTAACTTCTTAGGAAAATGAAACGTGAAAACATAAAAGAGAAAGTAACTTACATGTGTGCAAGTGCTTAGAGTAAATTATGGAGGAAGGCAATGCTCCATGGCAAGCAGTGCTCCATCACACCATGAGGGCTCCAGTATAAGACCATTAGATCTTGAGGGAGTGAGATGCTCATTGGAACCACATCAGACGTGGTTATAAGAGGTGCCTCGAAAGCAGCATTAGTTGAAGAGCCTGTGATGCGGAAAGGCTTGGAAGGTCGGCCAGATCACCCCTCAGTCGACTCACGAGTAGCAGGAGCCTAGTGGAGgaactataaataaaatggttAGAAAAGCGGGATACGAGAAAAAGAATTCCAGATAAGTCCAAGAAAAGATACTTGAGCCATGACATCGTCATCTAAAGGCATAGGCCCTAGCAGTTGAGGGATAAAGGAAGTGTAATCTATTTGCCAAGATTTGATGGTGAGATCCTCGGGCTCGTCATACCTCATCAAATACTTTGCTAGCTCCTCCCCAGCGAGGTCCGCCATCCATAACATAGAAAGAGGAGTAGATAAGGGAACTCGGCCCCTATTAAAGCCTCGCTCCTACCCATAGATCCTTTCTCCTAGGTACCACACCTGACAGGCTCGGTCCCGTCAATAGGATCCTCCTCTGCTCAAGCTCAGCTGTAGAAAGTAAGTAGGGGACCTATTGCAGTGCTCCCCAACTAATCACCTCAAATCTGCAAACTTGAAAGGTAAGTAACTATATAAACAAAGCACGAGtatgactaataaattttgtttaccTTGTCCCAGGTCAAGGTGTTAATCCACATGCAGTGCACGTGAACTTGAGCCCACGCCAATAGGACGCTCGTACTCGAGTCCCAACGACTCCAGCAAGGAAAGCCCGCAAGGTGCAAATGAGCTGTGAACCCATCAAAAGGCCGATCTCTAGGGCCTAAACCTGCAAAACAAGAATCAACATTCCCaataccaataaaataaattagaacaTGCCCAAAACCACAAATCCTCTTACTACCTAGAATTGTAATGTCCATTTGGTGATACAAGTATGCGAGAGCCGCAGATCCCTAGTTATAGGAGGAGACATTACCTGAATCCCGCAATGAGGCTAAATAGTGGAAGTTTAGTGAATTCCCCGAGTCATTGAAAGAAGTCATACCAAAAAGGTACACTAGGAAGGCTCGTGCCATCTGATCTACCTCTCGAGCATTTCGAAGAATAAAGCTCCAGTAGTGGAGGAGTATAGGGTTAGATGATTTATCTGCCATGTTTGTCCACTATGTTTTCAGATTCATAGGGTTTGTATAACCTTTTAGAGTTTCGGGCACAATATAAtgttatttgatattttattttatttttatttattttcttcatattctaattttttttaccgAATGTTAAAATCGGCTCTGAGACAtgaaaaatgcaaagaaattgCAGAAACTCTCTAAAGGATCCctagagctgatcggctcaGCACATTTTCCCCTGATTTTTAGCATTTCACAAGTTCTTGATGTATTTTTGGCAATTTTGTTTACTGAAACTTAGTTTTAgagctttttttctttacaattTAGTTGTAGGCtgggttgtaatagttagatttacttttctgCACTTTACTTTTGTTTATCCCTTGATTTAAAgtatgttaaataattataatatgattgCTTAATTATAAATGGACATATAGACTTTAGGATAAAATTAGACCCAACATGAAAACTGTAGCCTATTAGGCTAATCAATATTAATCggatttaaattctaaaatcaaaatagacTTTGTGGGCTTTATTATGTTTTGGTTAGGATTGGGTCATATTAGAATTAGGTTCAAACAAATGGGccttatcataataagtagtccatctAGGATTAAAGTCTTGGTAGaataacttataattgggctagactaagaaggacttgtacataattaattagcaaGTTAGATTAACAACTTTAATATGGTTTAGGCTTAGTAATAATAGGCTAGACCTAGGTGGACTATATGCATTATCTACTATGCTTGTATATATACTGCtatatttatagagaataatttgttaaataaaaaaattaaagactaagatacacaaataagaaagttggctatgggatccatctctagatttatAGTGTaagctttcttatggaatttgagaagtgccactcattagtaaaagtgtcctgaTGAATTACctaggtggcgactcccatctctaTGCTAGTCTCAGAgattagttagcgtgttcctgattaggttgaaaagtcttaTAGTGTCGTAGctgctaaagacacttgggtacACGCTCCAAACCGCCGCCTATAATGTGTCCTTCACGGGTCTTGGTTTTAACCATCATGTCATCCAGATACACTTCTAAGTGACAATCATCCTCTTATAAGTAGCCCCAGCATTGTTGAGTCCAAACAGCATGACCCGGTAGCAGAATACTCCTCATTTCGTGATGAAAACCATCTTGAGCTTATCTACTACCAAcatcattatttgattatacCCTTAAAATCTATCCAGAAAGGAATAAATGGCATGAGATGTTGTGTTATCCACTAAGATATCTATATGCAGTAGAGGGAAGTTATCTTTGGGCGAAGCCTTATTGAGGTCCCTATAATCTACAAAAACCCGAACCTTTTCATCTTTCTTAGGAATCAGAACCACATTGGCCAACCATGTCAGATGCATTAGTTCCTCTAGAAACTTGGCCTCTATCTGCTTTTGGATTTCATCTTTGACCAATTGAGCGTATTCTGGTCGAAGTCTGTGGAGCTTTTGCATGACAGGCTTGACCTCTAGGTAAGTAGGAATCTTATGCTCAGCTATCTCTCTATCTACCCCTGGCATGTCTTCATACGACTAGGAAAAGCacttttgtctttttattaatgtttttatcattctctctttttcttcggCAATCAAGTTAGACCCTAACAAAATTTCTCGAGGAGAATCAGTTGTGCctaaatttaatgaatgacATGGTATggaattaatgtcaaatatGCATATGGGATGatcatcaaaattcaaatcaCCATCAGATAAAGCATCATCTAAGTAAGCAGAATTGAGATGCATTTCATTACATTTATCGGCTAACTCGTCCGCAATGTCAAAAAGGTTAAGGATAAACAGGTCCTTATAAAATACATCACCAATAGAGTTATCAATAAAATCGACCACATCATCCATTTCTTTATTAGCTAGCATTGACTCTTTCACTTTCGACTTCCTCTCATTGATGATTGTTGTCCTAGCTTCCATGGCGAGCTTCTTCTCTTGGAGTTGCTTTATCCTCTCAAGCCTTGCAGATTGAAACTCTTTTGTGAATATCTCAAACCCCAGGCCGAACTTCCTTTTTTCATCAATCCAAGACTCTGACTTACCATCACACGGGGCGAAGGCTCCTTCCTTCATGAACTATATGAATCTCCCCACAAGTGACTTCCTTTCTCTTAGCCTGCTAGTTGGTGGGACCTCATCTTTCATTCCAATAGGGCCAGAGTTACTCTTGATTTCCAAGTCATCCCATGAGCTAACTCCACCTTGATCTCTACCTAGGCTGAACCTAAAGGTATGCCccattttcttcattattcTCATGACCTAAGTGTCTATAGCTCGGACTTGGGCCAACAATATCTCGGTAGCGGCCTTTTAGGCTCTTCTTTCTCATCCTTCGCCTCTTCTAGCTCTAGCATAGGCACTTGAAACCCGGTCAGGACCTGTTCTTCGATGGCATTGATTATTCATACCCCTCCTTCAGTAGCCTTGATTACTACCACCTTTCCTTCATGTAGAATTTGACATTTGGTGTAAGGTAGATAGGACGCCGCCCAAAGCATGGAACTAAGGCCTTCCTAGGAATATTATGAAGGAGACCGATATATCCAAGACCACAAACTCAATGACTAATTTGATGGGCCCTACTTTGACCAGAGCTTTAAAGGTCCCACAAGCTTGCCTTTCTTATTCACCATAGGCTCGGATGATTGTAGAGGTGGACTCTAGATGAGTCTTTTCTAGCCCGTATTTACCTAGAAACCTTAAGAGGCATATGTTGATCCCTTACCCGTCGTCAACCATCATGCACAGACTCATTATCCCTTTGACTGTGGCCTTTATGTATAGTGATCGGTTATGTTCCCTTCCCTCAAGTGGCAACTCCTTATCCATAAAGCTTATCACCTTAGTAGTCTCCTGTATAACTAAGAGCAACTCTTCGGGGGTTACTTGACACCACTATCTGATCTAAAGCCTTGGTCAATGTCCTTATAAGCTCAAGGGATGCATCTAATAACGGCTAAACTGAGATGTTGGACTAAGTCTTCTTAAGCTGCCTCAACATGGTTTCTTCGCTCGGTTTGTGTTTActcttttattcttctttctctttctctattttcCCTTCCTTCTTCTTAGTGAGAGATTTATTGCTCATGTCATTGTACACCTATCACCTTGGATGATACCCTCAATTGCCTTGCTCACTAGCTCTTGGACTGCCGTGCCAAATTCCCTCCATATATATAGGGGTCCTACTCCCCCCAActgattttcttctttttgctcGCTTCCCCAGAAATCGAGACCTGTAATCGTGGAAGACTGGGTCCCGAAGCTATCCCCTAGGTGAATGATGATGACTCGCTCATCATCACTTAcatatttatacttttctcTTTCCCACTCTCTGATTTTGTCTCTCTCTTCACAATCCTCTTCCTTCTGATTTGGGGTTTCCT
The Ricinus communis isolate WT05 ecotype wild-type chromosome 1, ASM1957865v1, whole genome shotgun sequence DNA segment above includes these coding regions:
- the LOC125369796 gene encoding uncharacterized protein LOC125369796 — protein: MKEGAFAPCDGKSESWIDEKRKFGLGFEIFTKEFQSARLERIKQLQEKKLAMEARTTIINERKSKVKESMLANKEMDDVVDFIDNSIGDVFYKDLFILNLFDIADELADKCNEMHLNSAYLDDALSDDMPGVDREIAEHKIPTYLEVKPVMQKLHRLRPEYAQLVKDEIQKQIEAKFLEELMHLTWLANVVLIPKKDEKVRVFVDYRDLNKASPKDNFPLLHIDILVDNTTSHAIYSFLDRF